ATACCTGTCTTGTGCCTATAAGCTTCCCTTCACCCTGAATGCTGGAGAAAATTTCAGAAATACGGGTTTTTATGTTAAATCCCCCTTATTATGCTGTTTTTTCAAAATATGCACCTTGACCTATGCCTTCGTTCACACAAATCCCCACACTTTTGATGTCTGCCTCCTCTTGGAGGAGTGCCTGGAAAAGCTGTTCTGCAAAGTACTCCGCCATGTCTTCAGCAGAAGTGGAGGATAATGGAAGAAAACAACAGTCTTCTCTGGGAATTTTGTATTCTTTATCTCCAATAACAAACTTTAATGACCTTTTCTTGCTTTTAAAATCTATTTCATTACTTTTTTCCGGTAAGAGCAGTTTATGATCCAGTTTTTTGCACATGTCCCTTACAATTGCCTTAACTGTTTTAAAGTCCACCACGAATCCAAATGGGCCTCCGCGTTCCCCATCGACTTTCACATCCACGTGGTAAGAGTGACCGTGTATTCCTCCACAGAACTGGTGGCAGGGGATCATGTGAGCTGATGAAAACCGTAAATTAGCGTGTATTCCGTTGATTATTATTTTCATTTAATGACCTTCTACAATCTTATACTAATAATTGCCTTTTAATGAATGATTTTTATTTTTAATAGGTGATTTTGATGGATTATTCTTTTATTATCCAGTTAAAATACTCTTGTTTTAGATATATCTTCTTCTATATCCAATATTTCATCAATATATGTTTTTGATATGTTATCAGATAATTTAGAAACTTTTAACATGTCTAAATTTTCCGAACACTCCATTAAGCCCGCAGTTTTGATGTTTTCAGGTGTTCCCTGGGTGGTGATGTTCATGGCAAAATGGATCTTCATGCTACTGACAGAACATGAAGCTATGGATACACTGAGTTTCCCCCCATCACAGTAGAGATCATCCCCCTTTCTATGGGTTATAATTCCTATTTCCCTGAGTAAGTTCTGAACAATCATGACCAGGATCCTTTGACGGTGGTAGCAGAGTCTCATGTCTGCTGGCTGGGCATCGAAGTGTTCTATTATGAAGTGGAGCATTTCATCTGATTTTATCTCCAACCCCACATCTTCATAATCAATTAACTCATCTGGTTGGATATTCATAGGACCCCTCCAGCTTACAATACTGGAACCCTTCAACCCTAATCTCTGGAAGGCCCACATTGGTTTGATCTGGCTCCCGTCATACAACATCCCAGGTTCAAGATTTATCTGTTTCATTAGTCCCACCATTTACCCATTCTTTAGATGTATTATGTGATTTGATAGTTCATTCCTGCTTATCAATAATTATCAGTTCATTGTAACCAGTTTCAGAGTCGAATTCGCGTTTAAAAATTTTATCTGAAGTTAAAATGCATAGTTCAACTGTGGTGTGCACCTGACTGCCACTCATCAGATGTCCCCCAGTAACCACCCCTTCACTATCAGAAACAGCCAGGTGAATGTGGACTCCATCAGTGGCAATGGTTCCAGTAGCAGATATGATCTCTAAAGGACCACTTATGATATTATTATCACCATTAGCCATTCTGAGAACAGCTTTATCGAGACTTCCCACCATACAGATGATTACACCTGATTTTAAATCTTTTTCGTCCCTGATTTCCTCCAGGGCCCTCTTCAGGTCCTGTCCAGGTATTAGTCTTTTAACTATCATATTTAATAATGTTGCCCTTCATTAAATTAATGCATGCGAGCCAGAGTCAGAGATTTTATCTACACCAAGGACGATCTTTTCTTGGCTACCACCACATATCTACATCCTAAAGACAGAATACTTTCATTTTTACGTTACATTCCTGATCCAGATGGAGATAGATCCCGTGATGGTTCCAGGTACAGCAAAGTTGATTCCAAACAAGCTTACACTTTTTTAAATGATAACTTTCCAGAATATCTCTTTGATTGCGAAGTAACTCGGGTTGAAATGATGGGTGTTCCAGTAGAAAAGGTGGAAAAGATATTGAACCCTGTAAAACGTCTAACCGAGATCATGAACCACCCTTATCCTGATGAACTTCTCTTAAAGGTGATTAAGGTTGCCAACACCTTCCAGGATGAAGCAGGAATCAGACAAAAACATCTGGGCATCTCTGGATCTGTACTGCCCGACCTGTATGATCCCCTAGTTTCTGATATTGATTTTGTAGTATACGGTCTTAAAAACCACCAGAAAGCAATGGAAACATTTAAATCGCTTAAAAATGACAATAATAGCCCTTTAAAAGCTATAGCTGATGATTATTGGGCTCGGCTTTATGATAAACGTATTAAGGACTCAACTTTGAGTTATGATGAGTTTTGCTGGTATGAGAACCGGAAAAATAACCGGGGAGTGGTAGATGGCACTCTTTTTGATATTTTAGCCACCAGAGAATGGGATGAGATCAAAGGAAACTATGGTGAGGAAACCTACGAGCCCTGTGGGACGGTGAAAATTGAGGCTACTGTTAGTGATGCACTGGCTGCCTTTGACAATCCTGCAGTTTACCAGGTGGAAGAGGTGGACATACTGGAAGGTCATCACGCACCTATAAAGGAAGTGGCATCTTACACACACACTTATTCTGGCCAGGCCAGAGAAGGGGAGAGAATAACTGCCAGGGGAAAATTAGAGAAAGTTATGGGCAAAAAAACTTATTACCGTTTGATTGTGGGAACCACCAGAGAATCTCTAGGTGAATACATTAAATTAAAAAATTTAAATCTGGATTGAAGATCATATAATCATCAAATAGAGTTTAAAGTAAATGGGATCATCAAATAAAGTTTAAGGTAAATGGGAATTAGGGAGGCACATTGATGGAGGAAACTATCAATATAGGACTCATAGGTTTTGGAACCATTGGAAGTGGGGTTGTAGCCACTTTAGGTAAAAATATGCATCTTATTGAGGATAAGGTTCAGAAAAAAGTTAAGTTGAAGAAAATAGTGGACTTGGACATAACCACTGATCGGGGGGTGGATGTGGACCCTGAGGTTCTTACCACCAATGTGGATGATATCCTGGAGGATGATGAAATCAACATCGTCATCGAACTTATCGGTGGTTACCAACCCGCACTTAACTTCATTTTAAAGGCCATGGAAAATGGCAAACATGTGGTAACTGCTAATAAGGCGCTTTTAGCTAAACACTGGCAGGAAATTATGGATTGCGCCATTAAAAACCATGTGAGGATCTGTTTTGAGGCCAGTGTTGGGGGAGGAATCCCTTTACTTGCACCATTGAATAATGGTCTGGCAGCTAACAATATAGAAACTGTTTACGGAATTATTAATGGAACTGCTAATTATATACTGACCAAAATGGATGATGCAGGACTTGACTTTGATGTGGTCTTAAAAGAAGCCCAGTTGATGGGTTATGCAGAACAAGACCCTACTTTTGATATTGAAGGACATGATACTGCTCAGAAACTTATAATATTGAGCATGCTTGGCTTTGGAATTTACGTTTCCCAGGAAAATTTCCATGTGGAAGGAATCACCCGAATCAAACCGGATGATATTAAATTCGCCAGGAAAGAACTGAACTCAGTGGTGAAACTTCTGGCTATAGCCCAGGTTGATGAGGACGGAAAACTTGAAATAAGGGTTCATCCCACCTTAGTGCCTCAAACCCATCTTTTAGCCTCGGTTAATGATGTTTTTAACGCAGTTTACATTGTGGGTGATATTGGAGGTCCTGTGCTTATGTACGGTCAGGGTGCAGGTATGATGCCTACTGCCAGTGCTGTGGTGGCCGATTGCATAGATATAATGCAGGACATGGACAGTTCTGTGGCCTACGGACCCTCTGAAAGTAGGGTGAAAAAGATCAAGGACATGTCAAATGTGGAGTCCAAATATTATCTGCGAATAACTGCATTAGACAAACCCGGAGTCTTACATTCCTTATCCGGTATTTTAAGTGATCTGGATATAAGTATTGAGTCTGTAAGCCAGAGAAAGGTAGATCAGACGGATGCAGTTCCCATATTCATGGTAACCCACCATGCCCTGGAAAAAAACGTGCAAAAAGCCATTAAACTTATTGATAAACTGGATTTCGTCAAAGAAAAAACCATGATTATCAGATTACTTTAAGTAAAGAATATGATTATTTACTGCTCCAATATAATTGTTAAACAAATAGATCATAACAAAAGCATTTTAAATAGTTATCAAACTAGTCTAAAATAAATAGGCTAAAAAAAAGGTTTAAAAAAATAATTATTTAATAAATAGTCATTGGAAAGCTGAATCATTTTTTTGAAAATTAAAGCTACTCCAATGAGTTTTAATCTTCAAATAATGTTCATCATGACCTGATCATGGTTAAAATCATTTTATACTGTTCCAGGGCATGAAGAGCGTGGGGTTCATTGGCAGGCATTATGATCATATCTCCCCTTGCCAGGATGTTACTTTTACCAGAGATAGTTATTTCTGCCTTTCCATCGATTATTTGTACCATGGCATCAAAGGGGGCGGTGTGTTCACTTAACCCTTCCCCTTTATCAAAGGCGAATATGGTTACTGTTCCGGTTTCCTTACGGATTATCTCCCTGCTTACAACTGCTCCTTCCTGGTAATCAAGCAAATCTTCGACATTAATTACAACAGACTTCAGTTCATCCGACATTTTTTTCACCTTTTAGTTACGATGTATATTTACAATATAATCCATTTACTGTAATCCATTTTTAACAGAATTAATACGTGCATATCTGATTTTACTTACATATTTCTGTGTTTTTTATCCATTCTGATCTGCATCTAATTTCATCCTTCCTCCATGAACTCAATTAGTGTTTGCAGGTAACCAAAGAAGTTTAAAATGGCATCCACGTAGTCCCTAGCATCATCTACATCATTTACATCGTAATCTTTTTTATATAGGATATCGTCAAATCTGGCCTCAACGTCTTCCCTAATGGAGCTTAAAAGGAAATTCATTAAATCATTTAAGTTTTCAGTTTTAACTGCCTGATCAGCCATTACAATAACCGGTTCTCCATTGACAGGGGTGGGTTTAAGCCCTTCATAGGATATTCCCCTACCTTTCAAGTGTAATCTCACTGCAGTTTCAAAGAACCAATAGTCTGCCAGTTCCGCTGCATCTCCTGATAATTCCCTTACCACCAGTGTTCTTTCAAAGGCATCTTTTACCTCATCTTCATATTTTTCCCTGATAAAAGGAAGCACATAATTAATATTTTCCATTTCCAGAGCTTCTTCAGCTGATTTAACCACCAGCCCATCCATGCGATCACAGCGGAGTGCCATTTCTTTTTCACCTCTCGATTTAGTCAAGGAATATATTATTCTGAACCTATCCTAAATTGAATGACTAGTTAAATTGATATTTAATTCTTTTTAATAGATCGCAAATATTTACTCAACTTATAGGCACATTGATCCTAGAAAGACACTTTTTTATGCCAATTTAATCCATTACGTGCTATTAGATATTTGTTGACAATGAGTATTAAATGATCTCCATCAACCTATGACAACCACAGATATTATACTATAAATCATTTCATGAACATATTATAACTGGTGATATTATGGATAAAGAAACTGAGGAACTCCTGAAAAAGTGTGATAACGTGGAAGATACCAGTATCATGGGCGTCTGCAAAAACCTTTTAAACATGATGGCGGAAAAAAATGTGGTAATCGAGGATAAAGAAGGACAAACCTACCTGGACATGGCTGAAACCCTCAAACCTAGTGATGTATCACAGGTGTTACAGTTAGCCCTGAAAGTACGAGAAAGTGGAGATATTACCGACGTAGACCTTAAAAATGAAGCAAGCAGGCTCATCAGGGCCATAGAAATGAGTTAAAACCCCTATATATGAGTTAAAAAAAATCACACCAGAAATAAAACCTCAGGGAACATAAACTCAGATTATTTTTTTCCCTTTTTAATTTGTTTCCAAATTAAATCTGTTTAAAACCTTTTTTTACCTAATTTTTTAATATCAAAGATCGCGGTGTCCGCCACTGCCATCACTGCCATTACCCCTGCCTGTATGGGGTCAGTTATAACCAGATCTGCCTCTTGAGTTATGCTACCAGGCATGTTGAGACTGATTACAATCACTTCATGGTCTTTTTTTATCTCCCGGATAGCCTCGGTAATTCCTCCACCCATTAAAGATCCTGCCAATACCAGGGCACCAACCCTGGGAAGTCTTCCAACTGCAGATACCGCCTCTTTAAGATCTTTTTCACCAACAAGAGGTATGGTATCAACACTGATATGTTCTCCCCGGATGTTATGGCGATCTGCCTCGGTAATGGCCCCTTGAGCAACCATTGCCACCTGAGCACCACCACCAATTATGATGATCCTTTTACCAAAAACATCCTGAAGTGTGGGGCATTCTTCAACACTACGCACGGCTTCAATATTCTTGATATTCTCTATTAACTTATCCACATTCTGAACAGCCTCTAATTCCATGTACAATGAAGCATGATCCTTATCTTCAACGAATAGATGAGTGTAAGTTATGTTAATTTCACATATAGCGGTTAATTCCGTGATATCCCGCAGCACACCTGGTTGGTTGATGGCCCTGATGTTTAAGGCAAATTCACCCATCATAAAATCTCCTAAAGTTCATTATTAATTCTATCTAATACAACTTCTAATTAATTTATCCCCTATATTAATAACAGTTAAGAAAATTACGTGAAGAACTTCAGATTGGATAATAAATCCAGACGTTATTGAAAAATAAACTCACAACTTTTGACATGACGAACAGATATATGAAGATGTGCTTCCTGTTTTAATCTTTTCAACGGTCGTGCCACAAACCGGGCAGGCATCCCCCTCTTTATAGGCAACCAGGAAATAGTCCCGGTCGAATCCATTTTTTTCTCCATAAAAATCTTTTTCATATAACAATCCTCCCTTATCCATGGCAGCCTTTAGGTTTTCCAGAATAATTCTGTGGAGATTATCTGTTTCATCTAAATTTAATGTGTTGGCCGGTCTTTTGGGATGGATTTTGGCCCTGAATAAGATGTCATGAATGTAAACATTGCCTATTCCACTGAGTTTCCTCTGATTCAGGAGGAGATTTTTAGTCTGGGAACGACTTTCACATAATTTTTTAAGATATTCTGGTGTAAACCCAGCATCCAGTGGTGAAATAGCCAGGTCTTTGGTGGCTTTATGATGGGCTAATTCTTCGTTTTCAAGGAGTTCTGCACGTCCCACCCACCAGAATCTGGAGGTGAAAGATGAACCATCAGAAAAGTGGAAAAGACATTGAAAATCTTCTGGTAATTTTTTATCGTGTTCATGGAAAACTATGTCTGCACCCATACCCAGATTCAGCAGCAGATGATAATCATCTGATAACTGGATAAAAATCCATTTTCCCTTAATATAAACCTTAATTATCTTTTTACCAATGATTTTACTGACAAAATCATCGGGGGGTATGTTTAAACTTTTTTCCTGGAGCAAATCTGCTGAATCAAATTCTTTTCCTGGGAGTTCATGGTTCATTTGTCTAGCAAGTATTATGAGCTCTGGTAGTTCCGCCATTACCACCCACCCCTTTAATTATTGTATTCTAAATATCTATAAAACTATTTTAATGATTAAATCTTTTTTTTATGATGAAATAAATTACTTATAACTAAATCGGGGAGACATAACACACCCGTTACTGTCGAAGTTAATTTCTTCAGCTTCAAGTAAAGCCCTTTTCATACCAATACCTCCTTGAAAGCCACCTATAGTTCCATCCGAGCGGATGGCCCTATGGCAGGGTATTATAATAGGAAAGGGGTTTGTTGCTAATGCATTGCCCACTGCCCTTGCTCCTTTCTCCACACCCAAATGTCGGGCGATGAATTGATAGGTACTAATGCTTCCCCGTGGGATCTGGTACTCTGCGAGTAATACAAACGTCTGGAACGAAGAACATTGCTCCAACGCCACATTTTCCAAGGAAAATATAATATCTTCCCCTTCAAGGAATGATTTTATGGCTGTGGCTACCCTTTCAATCTCTTCAGAAGAAGAAACTTGAAGATTTGGATAAATGTTGAATGCCTGATCTTCAGCATCCACTTCTGGTTTAGAAAGTAATATATGGTATATTCTTGGAGAATCATTGGATATAGACCATACCACTGCCACTGGCCCGAAGGATGTCTTTTTTAGGAGTTTTATTTTCATGCCGGATCCATGAGTGTTAAAATTTTAATTGTTAATTTAAATTATAATTCTGATTTTTAATAAATTCAATGCAAACAAAGAGATAGAAATTTCAAAGCTTGATAACGCTTAAAAATGATTTAAAACTAGAATAAATAAGTTAATTGCAATTAAATTCTATCTTTGTATTTTAACTCTTTAAATCGTATTTCAAATAACGTTCCATGATGTGTTTCCAGTGTCATTTCACCACCTAATTGATTCAACAAATTATTCACCAGTTGAAGGCCCAATGTTTCCGTATTTTTAAATTCAAATCCTTCAGGGAACCCCACACCATTATCCCCAACCGTTAAATGATATTGATCACCATTTTTCTTTAGATATACCCAAATTTTCCCCCTTCTTTCGTCTGGGAATCCGTATTTCAGACTATTGGAAACTAGTTCACTTACAATCAGACCTAATGGCACTGCAGTTTCCATATTTAATGTTATGCGCTCTACTTCCAGTATAGGTGTGATAACTCCCATTTCTACTGCATATGAATAAAATAAACCATTAACTAGACTTTCAATATATTCCGAGATCTCGATATGGACTAAATCTTCAGATTTGTAAAGTTTCTCATGAATAATGGCCATGGATTTAACCCGGTTCTGGCTCTCCATCAACACATTCACAGCTTCTTTATCATCAACATACTGTTTTTGAAGGTTTAAAAGGCTGGAGATGATCTGCATATTATTTTTAACCCGATGATGAATCTCCTGTAGCAAAACTTCTTTTTCCTTTAAAGAAGATTTGATCTTATCATCAGCCTCTTTACGACGGGTTATATCACTACATATCAACAGAATATATTCCACTTTACCATCAAGTTCAATGAAAGTTTGTTTAACTTCAATAAACCGAATTTCTCCATTAACATCATAAATTTTGGATTCAAAGGGAACTATTCCTTTACCTTTTGCCAACATCGGGAACCTTTTTATGTTTAACTGGAGTTCTTCTTCAGGAAAGATCCCCAAATCTGTGAAAGGTTTATCCACCAATTCATCCCTTGTCATGCCAGTGACATCCATTGCAGCTTGATTTACATCTGCTAAATGACCATCTAAATGTAAAAGAATGGTATAATCCGGATCAGATTCAAATAGGACCCTATATTTTTTCTCACTATCCCTTAAAGATTTTTCAATTTCTTTTCTGCCAGTTATGTCTCTTATTATAGATGTGAAGTAACATTCCCCATCAATTTCCCACTTAGTAAGGGACATTTCAAATGGAAACTCAGTACCATCTTTTTTCAGTCCGGTTGTTTCTGTGGTGCGCCCTACTAAGCTGTGTTCACCAGTTGTTCGGAATTTTCTAAGAATTTCTAGGAATTTTCTCCGGTACCTTTTGGGCATGAGTTTGGCTAGTTTGATGCCTTTTAATTCCTCCTGAGTATAACCAAACAGTTCTATTAAACTGTTGTTGAAGTACAGTATATTTCCATGGGCATCAGTAGTTATAATCCCATCAATAGCATTTTCAGCTAGAGCACGGAAACGTAAAACATTTTTTTCCAATGCTTTTTGAGTGTTTTTAAGATCTGTAATATCTACAGAAGACGCTAACCAGTTATTAGTCCCAGGAAGTTCAGCCACAGTTACAAACATAGTTAGGTTAATGCCATTTTTACCCATGAAAACTGCTTCATATCTATTTGGCACAGAATCTGGTTCTTTCAAACGCTGCTGGTGGTATTTCTTCATCATTTCCAAGTAATCAGGATGGACAAAATCCATCCAATTCATTTTACCTTCCACATCTTCACGCGAATAACCACTCATTCTTTCCCATTCGGAATTAACCATGAGAATGGTACCATCGTTCTTGAAAGCTATAAGTACAGTTCCACTATTTTCAAATAAAGCACGATATTTCCTTTCAGATATTGCTAAATCTTCTTCAATTAGCTTAAGTTCAGTTATATCCTGATTAACACCCCTAGTTCGAATTGTTTGGCCATTTTCGTCCTTAACAACCACAATACGAATCAACATAACCCTTTCTTTTCCATCGGGCCTGGTTATTCTGTGTTGAACCGTGCTGAAATATCCAGGATCATCGGTTTTTAGAGCCTTTGCAGTTTCTTCTGCCACTATTGGGGATTCATCAGGAGGAATGAAACGTTCAGTATATTTTTGGGAGGACATCTGGTAACCACCCTCCCTTTGCTTGTTGGTGCCATAAAGTGAGTAAAATTGGTCATTAAAAGTGAAAGTGTCTTTTTTAACGTCGTATTCCCAGTAAGCAAGATTTGCTATGTCCATTCCCATCTTTAAACGTTCTTCACTGTTTAAAAGTGTCTCTTCCACATTCTTCCGCACAGTCACATCTTCGAATACTGTGGCAAAGAACCCCTTAGCCGGTGAAAAGACAGATATACTGAAATATTTATTCATAGGTGCAAAATACGATTCAAATTTTTCAGGATCACCTGATTCAGCCACTCGCCCATAAATATCCAAATAAGGAGCTTTTTCAACCCCATATACATCAGAAGCCTTCTTCCCAATAACTTTTTGGCGTTGAATTCCCAAAATTGTTTCATATGCGGGGTTAACATCCAAAATCATGTAATCCACTGGAACGTGATCATCATCATAAATTATTTTATGCATGGCCAGCCCTTCATTCATAGAAGAATAAAGTGACCTGTAACTTTCCTCATTCTCATGTAAGGTTTTTTCTACCTTTATATGTTCTGAAACGTCTTCACTAAAGATTATGATGCCACCGATATTATCTGAAGATAAATACCATGGATGTACTTCCCATCTAACATATTGAACACTTCCATCAGCACGAACAAATTCATCCGCATCAGCACGCTCAATAGAACCAGCAAGAGCACGCTTATGAACTTCTTTCAGTTCGTCGGTAATCTCTGGGAAAACATCATAATGAGATTTGCCGACAAGTTCCTGCCCATGAAGGTTATAATCTTCAATCCAACGGTTACTAACCGCAATATATCTCATTTGCGTGTCAAACATGGCAATAGCAACAGGTGCACCATCAATAAAATGCCTAAATTCTTCATCATGTTTTTTCAAAGCTTTGTTAATTTTTTTTAACTCTTTTTCAGCTTTCTTACTACGAGTAATATCTCTGCCAACTCCCACTACAGCAATGACGTTTTGATCATCATCCAGCACTGCCTTATCTGACCAGGCCAGCCAGCGACATCCATCTTTAGTCATGACCCGTTGCTCATGATAACAAGTATAAGGGGGTTTGAAAACGCAACTAAAAGATTCTTTAGTTGTTTCAATGTCCTTTTCATGAACTAATGGCATGAATTTCGTACCTACTAATTCTTCTTCTGTTTTACCGAACATTTCACAGTAACTGGGACTTACAAAAAGTAATCGTCCTTCGGTATCTACTTTAACCACTAAATCTGTTTGACATTCTACCAGGAGACGGTATTTGGCTTCACTTTCTTTTAATTGTTTTTCCATCTTATTTTTGTAAAGTGCAAGTTCTATAGCATATTTAAGTTCAATGGGATCGTAAGGTTTTATAATATAACCATATGGCCCAGTTAATTTAGCTCTTTCAATTGTTGATTCTTCAGAATGAGCTGTTAAATAAATAACAGGAATATCTAATTTATTAATCTCTGAAACTGCTTCAATACCATTAATTTCTCCCTTTAAAATAATGTCCATTAAAATAAGATCTGGCATTAATTCTAATGCCTTTTCTACGGCCTCTTCACCTCGGGAAGCAACATATGGAACTTGATAACCGAAGGATTCTAAAGTTCGTTTTATATCCATTGCTTCTATGCTTTCATCCTCTACCAAAAGGATTTTAACCACAGACATAGCATTACTCCCCCTTTTTGTTATTGACCATAAAATTACTAAAAAAGAATTGTATGACATCATCAAATGGGCCATTTTATAGTTATTATTATCAGAGTTACAAACAATATAACTTGTTACGAACGAACGTTAGTTTTATATAGTATGAAGAGAACCTTATAACTATGAAACTAACGAACGTTAGTTAAAAATCAGGTGTATCCATGAAAAATTCAAGATCAGAGGAAGAAAAAAAACCCACCAAAGAGAGAATATTCGATGTTTCCCTTGATTTATTCTCTCAAAAAGGTTTTGATGCAGTTTCAGTACGTGAAATAGCAAGGGAGGTGGGGATAAGGGAAAGTTCCATTTACAACCATTACCACAATAAAGAAGCCATCCTGGATGCCATAATTGACTATTTTAAATCCGAACTTAACCAGAGTGGTTTACCAGAGGAAGAAGCTGATGCTTTGATGGAAAAGGGTCCTGAAGTGTTTTTCAAAGTGGGGGCAAAGGTGTATATTAACCAGATCAATACCCCCAAGATGGAAAAAATATGGCGTTTGGTTTCCATAGAAACCTACCACAACCAAAAAATAAGGGAATTTTTTAAAACGGAGTTACTGGAAGATGCCCTAACAGTATGGGAAAATGTTTTCCGGATCATGATAGAAAAAAAGATGATTAAACCTTTAAATCCTAGAACTCTGGCCTATGAATACTTTTCATTTATCATATTCCTGTTCTTTGAATATTTTGTACTGAAATATAATGATGATTTCAACTCATTCATGGATTTGGCCCTGGAAAGACTGGGTAACCATACAGAATTCCTTTTAAAAGCTATTGAAGTTTAATTAAAGATTGATATTATCATTTGAGGGGCAAAAAATGAAAATTTTAACCATTATTGGAAGTCCGCAGAAAAAGGGTAACAGTTACCAGGCTGCCAGAGAACTGGAAAAAAAGATGAAAAATAGAGGAAATTATGATTTTGAGTACATATTCCTTAAAGACATCAATCTGGAAATTTGTAGGGGGTGTTTTAATTGCATAGCCAAAGGAGGAGAGTTATGTCCCCTGAAGGATGATCGGGATATGATTGAGGAGAAGATGCAGGAAGCTGATGGTCTGGTGATGGTTTCCCCCGTATACGTGATGCAAGTGACCGCCTTTATGAAAAACTTCATAGACCGTTTAGCTTACCGCTGCCACCGTCCAATTTACCATGGAAAGAAAGCCATAACCCTATCCACCACTAGAGGTATGGGTTTGGATAAAACCCTGAAATATATGAAAGACATAACCGAAGTATGGGGATACGATGTGGTGGATGAATGTGGCCTTACAACTCCACCATTCCCCTATTCAGAGAAGTTGAAGAAAAAAAATCAAGATAAAATCGTGAAGTCAACTGAAAAATTTGATGAAGCTTTAAAATCAGCTGCTACCAGTAAACTGGAAGATACATCAGTGGGTGTCAACCGGTATTTGACTTTCAGGATTTTCAAAACCGTGTCAGAAGATGTTAAAAATTACATGCCTGCAGATTACCAGTTCTATAAAGACAAGCAATACTATCATCCTGCCAGGATCGGTATTTTCACCAAAATTGCAACCAGTATCATGGCAAAAGTGATATTTTTCATGATGCGGGACATGGGCCCGGTTGATG
This is a stretch of genomic DNA from Methanobacterium petrolearium. It encodes these proteins:
- a CDS encoding DNA-formamidopyrimidine glycosylase family protein, with protein sequence MAELPELIILARQMNHELPGKEFDSADLLQEKSLNIPPDDFVSKIIGKKIIKVYIKGKWIFIQLSDDYHLLLNLGMGADIVFHEHDKKLPEDFQCLFHFSDGSSFTSRFWWVGRAELLENEELAHHKATKDLAISPLDAGFTPEYLKKLCESRSQTKNLLLNQRKLSGIGNVYIHDILFRAKIHPKRPANTLNLDETDNLHRIILENLKAAMDKGGLLYEKDFYGEKNGFDRDYFLVAYKEGDACPVCGTTVEKIKTGSTSSYICSSCQKL
- a CDS encoding methylated-DNA--[protein]-cysteine S-methyltransferase, which gives rise to MKIKLLKKTSFGPVAVVWSISNDSPRIYHILLSKPEVDAEDQAFNIYPNLQVSSSEEIERVATAIKSFLEGEDIIFSLENVALEQCSSFQTFVLLAEYQIPRGSISTYQFIARHLGVEKGARAVGNALATNPFPIIIPCHRAIRSDGTIGGFQGGIGMKRALLEAEEINFDSNGCVMSPRFSYK
- a CDS encoding PAS domain S-box protein — protein: MSVVKILLVEDESIEAMDIKRTLESFGYQVPYVASRGEEAVEKALELMPDLILMDIILKGEINGIEAVSEINKLDIPVIYLTAHSEESTIERAKLTGPYGYIIKPYDPIELKYAIELALYKNKMEKQLKESEAKYRLLVECQTDLVVKVDTEGRLLFVSPSYCEMFGKTEEELVGTKFMPLVHEKDIETTKESFSCVFKPPYTCYHEQRVMTKDGCRWLAWSDKAVLDDDQNVIAVVGVGRDITRSKKAEKELKKINKALKKHDEEFRHFIDGAPVAIAMFDTQMRYIAVSNRWIEDYNLHGQELVGKSHYDVFPEITDELKEVHKRALAGSIERADADEFVRADGSVQYVRWEVHPWYLSSDNIGGIIIFSEDVSEHIKVEKTLHENEESYRSLYSSMNEGLAMHKIIYDDDHVPVDYMILDVNPAYETILGIQRQKVIGKKASDVYGVEKAPYLDIYGRVAESGDPEKFESYFAPMNKYFSISVFSPAKGFFATVFEDVTVRKNVEETLLNSEERLKMGMDIANLAYWEYDVKKDTFTFNDQFYSLYGTNKQREGGYQMSSQKYTERFIPPDESPIVAEETAKALKTDDPGYFSTVQHRITRPDGKERVMLIRIVVVKDENGQTIRTRGVNQDITELKLIEEDLAISERKYRALFENSGTVLIAFKNDGTILMVNSEWERMSGYSREDVEGKMNWMDFVHPDYLEMMKKYHQQRLKEPDSVPNRYEAVFMGKNGINLTMFVTVAELPGTNNWLASSVDITDLKNTQKALEKNVLRFRALAENAIDGIITTDAHGNILYFNNSLIELFGYTQEELKGIKLAKLMPKRYRRKFLEILRKFRTTGEHSLVGRTTETTGLKKDGTEFPFEMSLTKWEIDGECYFTSIIRDITGRKEIEKSLRDSEKKYRVLFESDPDYTILLHLDGHLADVNQAAMDVTGMTRDELVDKPFTDLGIFPEEELQLNIKRFPMLAKGKGIVPFESKIYDVNGEIRFIEVKQTFIELDGKVEYILLICSDITRRKEADDKIKSSLKEKEVLLQEIHHRVKNNMQIISSLLNLQKQYVDDKEAVNVLMESQNRVKSMAIIHEKLYKSEDLVHIEISEYIESLVNGLFYSYAVEMGVITPILEVERITLNMETAVPLGLIVSELVSNSLKYGFPDERRGKIWVYLKKNGDQYHLTVGDNGVGFPEGFEFKNTETLGLQLVNNLLNQLGGEMTLETHHGTLFEIRFKELKYKDRI
- a CDS encoding TetR/AcrR family transcriptional regulator, whose amino-acid sequence is MKNSRSEEEKKPTKERIFDVSLDLFSQKGFDAVSVREIAREVGIRESSIYNHYHNKEAILDAIIDYFKSELNQSGLPEEEADALMEKGPEVFFKVGAKVYINQINTPKMEKIWRLVSIETYHNQKIREFFKTELLEDALTVWENVFRIMIEKKMIKPLNPRTLAYEYFSFIIFLFFEYFVLKYNDDFNSFMDLALERLGNHTEFLLKAIEV